From the genome of Adlercreutzia equolifaciens DSM 19450:
TTGCCGTCCCAGCATTGCCGCCTCGGCGTTGTCTCGGCGCGCTGTTTCCGGAAACGCTGCGGTAAATGCCAGTTCGACCCCGAAATGGCCGACACTTCGCTTCAGAAAAGGGCCCCAATTCGGCCATTTCGCCCTTCAACTGGCATTTTTGCTCATGGTTGAAGGCCATTTCGCCCTTCAACTGGCATTCAGGTGAGAAAATTCGAAAATCCCTCTGATGGCTTATACTATAAGCAAGTATCAGAGCGTGCCCTCGTGGTCTTGCGCTCGAACGCCACGCTATCGCCATGGGAGGATTTATGCCGAACATCATCGATCCCGTCACCGAGCCCTCGGTTCTTCGCGAGCCGTCCTTTTGCATGGATGAGCTCGATTTCGATGCCCTGAGCTCGCCGCTTCTGCAGCTGCAGGGCAAAGTGGACAAAAAGCCCCAGACGGCGGCCATCATTCTGGCCGGTGGCACAGGGGAGCGCTTCGGCAAAGAAGGTGGCAAGCAGCTGGTGGAGATTGCCGGCAAGCCCATCCTCACGTGGTCGGCCGAGGCCTTCGACGCGGTAGGCGATGTGGGGCTCATCGTCATCGTGTGCCCCGAGGAGCGCATGCACGAGTACTTGTCCCGCGCCATCGACCCGTTTCCCTTCGTCACGCCCGTGGTGCTCGCGCCCTCGGGGGCCATTCGTCAGGAGTCGGCGTTCTCGGGGCTCGAGATGGTGGGCGACGAGTACGAGTACGTGGTGCTGCACGACGGTGCCCGGCCGCTCGTGTCGCCAGACCTCATCGAGCACACCATCAACATGGTCAAGGGCAACTTCGATGCCGACGGCGCCATTGTGGCGCATCCGGCGGTGGATACGCTGAAGGTCGTGGAAGACGGCGTGGTGGTGGGCACCCCCGACCGGTCGGTGTTCTGGAATGCTCAGACGCCCCAGGTCTTCCGTGCGGGCATCTACCGTCGCGCCCATGCAAGTGCGCTGTCTGACGGGTTCGTGGGAACTGACGACTCTTCGCTCATCGAGCGGCTTGGCGGTAAAGTGCTGATCGTGGAAGGGAAGCGCGACAACATTAAGCTTACGGTGCCCGAGGACTATGTGCTTCTCGCCAGTGCCGTCCGCACTATGCTTTTGAACTCCGAGCATAGGTAACGGTCGACGAAGACGGCATTTTCTGCAGCAAATCGCGAGTTATAAGCGTCTGGAGCTTGCTTCGTTCGAGACATTCAAAAGCTGCGAATTTCTGACCTGGGGTTTTGCTGGGCGGAAAACCTGGAATGCGGCGAAGCGCATCGCGCAGACGCTTATAACTCGCGATTTGCTGCAAAATCGGACCCTTCCAATGACCGAGAGGGAAATGAGAAGGGTTCTCAACGGCGACATACATGATGGAGGAAGGCGGAAGGAGCCGGTATGAACGACCTGCGAAATCTTCGGACGGGGCTGGGGATGGATGTGCATGCCTTTGCTCCGGGCCGCAAGCTCATCTTGGGCGGGGTGGACATCCCGCACCATCAGGGGCTCGACGGGCACTCCGATGCCGACGTGCTGGCCCATGCCATCTCCGACGCGCTGCTCGGTGCTGTGCGCGGGGGCGACATCGGGAAGCTGTTCCCCGACACCGACCCGGCCTACAAGGATGCCGATTCGCTCAAGCTGCTCGCCGAGGTGGCTCGCTTTGTGCGCGAGCGTGGTTTCGAGATCATCGACGTGGACAGCGTCATCGCCGCCCAGGCCCCGAAGCTCTCGCCCTACCGCGAGGCTATGCGCGAGAACCTGGCAGCGGCCATGGGAGTGCCCGTGGAAAACGTCGGCGTAAAGGCCACCACCACCGAGCACTTGGGCCACGAGGGTCGCGAAGAAGGCATCACCGCCTATGCCACCTGCCTCGTGTGCCGCATTTAACGACCATCAGAACCTAACCTGAACCTTCGACTACGCACCGGAGAAGGCGGCCTTCTACGTCCTGCGCGTCCGCTGGGTGAGCGACGTCGGCGAGGTGAGCCCCGCGAGCGTCTTCGCTGAGCTGCAGGCGGGCGAGTGGGAAGACGCTCGCTCGGCCGCCTCGTTGCCGACACGACTGAAGCGCCAGCGCGAGCTGTGCAGCTTGACCCAGGAGGAGTTGGCTGAGCGATCGGGGATAAGCTTGCGCTCCATCCAAATGTACGAGCAGCGGCAGAAGAACACCAATCGCGCCTCCGCTGAGGCGGTCTACCGCCTCGCCTGCGCCTTGCGCTGCTCCATGGAAGGGCTGCTGCAGTTTTAGGTTGATTCTCGCAATCCCAAAATCTCTCCCAAGCGTCGCACATTTCTCCGCTCTCAAGCGTATTGTCTGTGAAAGGCCTTTTGTGGAAGGCGGTGACGGGGCGGCAAGCTAGCGGCTGCGGCGTTGGCGCCTTCCCTTTCGGACGAGAAGGAAACCTGTGGACAACCGCCAGTACCGACAGATCGTCGATGCCCACGCCGACATGGTGTACCGCATCGCGCTCAATCAGACGCGACGGGTACCCGATGCTGAGGACGTGGTGCAGGTGGTGTTCCTGAAGCTCTACGAGAAGCCGCCGATGTGGCTTGATGACGGGGCCGAGCGTGGCGGTCGAGCCATGGCGGCCGGAACCGAGCGCGAACCCGCCCGCGACGAGCGTCTGCGCGCCTGGCTCATCCGCGTCACGGTGAACGAGTGCAAAAGCCTCTGGCGCAGCCTGTGGCGCCAGCGAGTGGAGCTGCGGGAGATCCGCGACGGCGACGCGCCTCCCTTCGAGGAGCCCGCGTTCGCCGAGCCGGCTCACGAGGCGCTGTACGCGGCTTTGGGCACGCTGCCCGAAAAGTGCCGCATTGTCGTGCACCTGTTCTACTTCGAGGACATGGGCACCCGCGAGATCGCCGAGGTGCTGGGCATTAAGGAGCCCACGGTTCGCACCCGGCTCGTCCGAGCAAGGAAACTACTGAAACAGTCACTGAAGGAGGCGTGGGAAGATGAGCAACCAGAGCCAATACAAAGCCATGATGGGCGAGGTCCATGCCTCTGCTGACCTGATAGGAAAGGTTAAGGGCATTCCCATGGAGAAGACGAAGAAGCGTACGACGGCCCTGAAATTCGCGACCGCCACCTGCGCGGCATTGCTCGGGGTATTCGTGGTTACCAACGGCGTCTGCTATGCTGCCACGGGCGAGACCTGGGTGGAGAAGGCCACGGTCTACATCAACGGCGAGCCAGTGGAGATGGACGTGCAGATGAGCCAGAACGGCGACACTACCGTCGGCGAGATCAACTACACGGTGGAAGGCGCCGATGGCGAAGGCGGCGAGGTGCAGATGACCATGATCTCGGAGGGCGGCGACTTCGACGACACCACCTACGAGATTCACGACTACACGGTGGAAGGCGCCGAAGACGGATCGCCGAACGCCGACGACATGGTGCTCG
Proteins encoded in this window:
- the ispD gene encoding 2-C-methyl-D-erythritol 4-phosphate cytidylyltransferase, with amino-acid sequence MPNIIDPVTEPSVLREPSFCMDELDFDALSSPLLQLQGKVDKKPQTAAIILAGGTGERFGKEGGKQLVEIAGKPILTWSAEAFDAVGDVGLIVIVCPEERMHEYLSRAIDPFPFVTPVVLAPSGAIRQESAFSGLEMVGDEYEYVVLHDGARPLVSPDLIEHTINMVKGNFDADGAIVAHPAVDTLKVVEDGVVVGTPDRSVFWNAQTPQVFRAGIYRRAHASALSDGFVGTDDSSLIERLGGKVLIVEGKRDNIKLTVPEDYVLLASAVRTMLLNSEHR
- the ispF gene encoding 2-C-methyl-D-erythritol 2,4-cyclodiphosphate synthase encodes the protein MNDLRNLRTGLGMDVHAFAPGRKLILGGVDIPHHQGLDGHSDADVLAHAISDALLGAVRGGDIGKLFPDTDPAYKDADSLKLLAEVARFVRERGFEIIDVDSVIAAQAPKLSPYREAMRENLAAAMGVPVENVGVKATTTEHLGHEGREEGITAYATCLVCRI
- a CDS encoding helix-turn-helix domain-containing protein → MSDVGEVSPASVFAELQAGEWEDARSAASLPTRLKRQRELCSLTQEELAERSGISLRSIQMYEQRQKNTNRASAEAVYRLACALRCSMEGLLQF
- a CDS encoding RNA polymerase sigma factor → MDNRQYRQIVDAHADMVYRIALNQTRRVPDAEDVVQVVFLKLYEKPPMWLDDGAERGGRAMAAGTEREPARDERLRAWLIRVTVNECKSLWRSLWRQRVELREIRDGDAPPFEEPAFAEPAHEALYAALGTLPEKCRIVVHLFYFEDMGTREIAEVLGIKEPTVRTRLVRARKLLKQSLKEAWEDEQPEPIQSHDGRGPCLC